The Halichoerus grypus chromosome 3, mHalGry1.hap1.1, whole genome shotgun sequence genome segment ATTGCCAATTGACTTTGCGGAATTGGCTCAGTCAGTCAATCACCGAATCCCAGCCTCCTTCTAGATGAGCCCCTCCGTGTAGTTGTGAGGAAGCAAGGTCAGAGGAAACCATGTGAAATAAGGAGGTTTCCTACCTCTGGCATTCCTCTTGACTGTTGGGCAAGCACTTCTTAGTGCCTCCGGGCCCATGGCATTTAGTGATACCCCCATTCGGATGAGGATCCTCAACCTCTCCCACGCACAGTGCCCCAATATTGTGTAAGGTTGTAGGCTTGGCCCTGACTCACAGAGTAGAGGTGATTTGTATCCTGTGAGTCACCTGCAACACTTCCTGCTGGCACATTTGAGATTTCATTGAAACACAATCTCTGAAAGGTGAAGGCAGAGAGATGAAGAGGTGTGCTTCAAATTCCTAAAACTCACTTGGAGATTTGACAGAAATAATGGCCTCTAAAGGAATTTtgagttttaaagcattattgaAACAGAGTCCCAAAAGCCAATTTTGAGTTTACAGATCATCTACCCCATACCATCTTGCACACAATTCCTctatactttattcatttttttttaaagattttatttatttatttgtcagagagagagagcgtgggcaaacaagcagggggagctgcaggcagagggagaaacaggcttcccgcagagcagggagcccgatgtgggactcgatcccaggaccctgggatcatgacctgagccgaaggcagacgcttaactgactgaggcacccaggcctTGGGGTACTTTAGTTACCAACGTAGTTTGCCACCAGATAGGTTTTCTGACACATTGACACTATCCCAAGGTCTTAATATCGtagtgaattattttcttagcaGAGACCCATGGTCAAGGATCAAAAACTCAGAGATAGTATTTGCAATTGAATCATAGACCATCATTGTTCAAATAACactaaatcatgaaaaaaaaaacctgtaagatTAAGGAAATATATGTAAAGGACTTTAGCATCCATTCCTTCGctctatgattttaaaatagtgaGTAGTGATTCTCAAGGGTGACAGGGTGGTGGATATCAGAATTCTCCATGGGTTgactttttcaatattttgatCAGCTTCACCTACTGTTCTGCTTGAGTTTGCAAGGGCGTGGGGCAGAGATGAAGTTGACAGAAGCAAGCTTTAAAATCACTCTTTTAAAGCACTAGAGCTGTGCAGAGGGACAGGAGATTTAGCAacaattttgctattttattgGCTGTGTACGTCCATGACAGAACTGCAGCCTTTCATTtgagaatgtttaaaattatttacaatttcATCTGCAGAAGACCCGGATGTTGAATTCATGCAGCGAGTCTCATAGAAACCATCCCTGAGCCATGGACTATGTCCAAGGGAGCGTCACAGGTTAGGAGAGCCCAGTTTTTGTGGAGGCACACCCTGCACTGAACATTCTTTAATTcacaaagacaaatatttcaCCTGTGGCCTGACCAGGTGGAACCAGTAGAAAAACTAACAACTACtaaaaaccttaagaaaaaaaaaagactgaggagCAACACCCAAAAACAATTAGCTGAATTCTGTAATAGTCTCAGGTTGCTGTTGTAAACAGATCCAAACAGGAAAGGCTAGTCTTTGATTTccacaaaagacagagaaacgAGCCTCAGATGTATGTTTGCACGGTGGCCCGGGCTGTTGGGAGAATTTCTTGGTGGGAGAATTGGTAACGTTTTCGCCAAAGCCTTTCTCAGTTGAGGAAGCTTGGAGGCATAGGAGTGTCAAGGATGTAAAAACACACATCTAGAGCTCCAGTTTGTGTTGAGTGGACTGTGTATGCTAAAGGGTTTAATTCTTTGATAGAAAAAGTTCATGGCAGAATTAAACTGAGAAGTAGAACAAAATTGGCTTGTATGAGAATCTAGCCCACTCTCCACAAAAAGCTACGTAGACGAAGTTATCTTTTTCTATCTCTGTTTGAATGACAATGAAATCCAAACTTTAGccattttttgttgtcatttaaGAAAGATGATTTATGTCTCCTTTAAGAGCAATGGAAGCAGTATTTATATTGTAGGAGAAGTATGGGGTGGGAAGGAGATAGTTCTAAATTTTCCAAACAGTATTGTCAAATCATTGAAAGATTATGAGTCTTGCTGAACAAAGATAGATTCCTAACTCTTATTTTTAAGGTCGCTAACTATATACTCAGTCTTGGACATTTAATTTAACTGCACTGAGGTTGTTTGGGGCTAATAACTACTTAATAGGATTGTTCTAAGGGTCAAGTTTGAAACATTATGAAATTATAAGCTATGATCCTGAtgtgtaatttcatttttagcaCCTCAATAATATGCAATATGCTTAACATATACACGTCTCCTCTGattcagaaaaagtaaaataaaatcctttcttaCATGGATtaaatcattctttaaaatacCCAATTACAAAGAGATTTGTAATCTTGTTATAGACCAGTAGAGGGCACTACCCACATATGGTGCTAAAACTAGAGGCCAGATCAAGAGTATCATGGAATATTTGTGGGAGTCTCTGGTGTGCTGggcattttggaaaaatatcatttcatttaattcaccCCCAAACTCCGTGAAGTAgaggaaactgagatccagagaagctaattaatttttccaaaatcacATAACTCAAGCTTTCTCCCGGGATTGCCTTTCCATCATACTTTGTTGTCTCCCTATGGGATTAAAGGCCCTGCTTCAATTATATTTGCCCTGGTTTGTCTGGATGATGGTCACTATCTTCTAGTGTTATTACCTGTTTCCAAGTTCTATAATGTGGCCCATTAACAACATTGCTATGCActcttgggaaagttacttaaactctctctgtctcagttttctctcATGTCTAGCGGGGATAACAGTAGTATCTTCTTCAAAGAGTCACCGAgtgaatgaaatgagataatatagataaagaagataagaACCACGCCTGCATATAGTCCACGTTCAAGAAGTGTTAGCTGCTGCCAATTATTGCAACTAATGGTCTCACCGCCATTCGTATTGACTATATAACAGTTACTCATATCAACTAGAAAGAAGGGTGAAGTGCAAACGCCCAACTCCTGAACAGAAGCAGCTAAATCCTCTTCAGGTGCAATTAAAAGGATTCTTCTTATGCTTTCTATGCAGTTCAGAAACTACTTGAGTCATTCTGCAGCCTGTTTTCCAACATTTGTCTTTCAGGCGGCAAACACACAATAAAAAACCTCAGACTTTTACTGGACTGACGGAAACTGGCTTCTGGGGCTCTGTGGTTCATGTAGGATGGACGTTCATTCCCATATTAGATAAGATATGTTCTGATTCTCCTTagattacattttattaattaaaatctacttttggggcgcctgggtggctcagtcgttaagcgtctgccttcggctcaggtcatgatcccagggtcctgggatcgagtcccacatcgggctccctgttcggcgggaagcctgcttctccctctcccactccccctgcttgtgttcctgctctcgctatctctctctctgtcgaataaataaataaaatctttaaaaaataaaaaaataaaaaaaaataaaatctacttttgCGCATAATACAATGCAAAGAGTAATGTAGGCACTTAAATCAACAAGGAACATATCTAAGGTGGAGAATCTTGTTTTGTTGTCACTGGCAATAGAACCTGAGTTTTATTGAAGCCTTCTTTTTTGATAGGTTCTACCTTGGAGCATTGCTCCGAACACACTGTGGAGCAAAATAACGAAAATCCTACAATTTCGATTGCTAAGCTTCTTAGGAAATCAAACTTCACTATCAGGTCTTTGACATTTAGAGCTGGTCAGACCTGTAACCAGGAATGTCATGCCAAGGTTTTCACCCTTGGACAGGGAGCCAGGGGCTCATTTGTTTTCAATTATGTGCCTGTTTTCACGAATTAGTTTCTCTTATGGTTTCGATGGATCGAATTTGAATtcttgaaataattaaaacaaccCTATAGTACTGTGATTATGTGGAAATCTGATCAAGGTTTCTTTCCTTGAAGcactgtttatatatttatttcctccccacccccgccataAATAGGTCTCCATCTCCTCCAAGCAGTTCTGGGCACCACTGTGATTCCTTCCTGCATCCCGGGAGAATCCGAAGATAACTGCACAGCATTAGGTAAGCCCAGCTTTGCCAGCGTGGCACCAGAGCATCACGTGTTCATAACAGGAATGTACTCAAAGAGGATGGATATGTGACAGTGTAGAGGAAAGGGGGGCGAGAGCTGCTATGTTAGAATCATTTCTTAAACACCCTTACGAACTAGTGGTCtggaaaaattacataaaaggATAACTGGTGGGAGAGGGACGAGGCATCTAGTTATATAGAAAGATTGGATCTTAAAGCGATAGGAAACAATGAAAAtcagattctgatttcatttggCTTTGCTGTGAAACCATTGTTAGAGGTTGGATCCCAGGCAAAACAGGAAAATTTAAACTTTGTACACAGTAGATAAtcaatatattttgttattttttgtaaaaGGAATAAATGATGTCCTTTCTTTCTGGTTACAAtgttcattcagaaaatatttatggagtactTAATACATGTCAAATGCCGTGCGTAGGCATGGAATACAAATAGAAGTGATGCACTGTTTCCCTCAGGGACCCCTGAGGACTCTGGATGTGGTTCAGGAGAGATCTGCTTTAGATTCAGTCTGAGTAGTCAAGGGTTATCCTGAGGAACTAGCGTATTTCCAAAACGATTTCACCTTCTCTCTTGTCCTCCTTTCTGTTATGACTCCactatttaggttttctttttgagttttatttaaatcccagttagttaacatacaatgtaatattaatttcaggtgtacaatatagtgattcaacacttcatacatcacccagtgctcatcacaagtgcactcctcaatccccatcatctatttcacccatcctcctgccatctcccctctggtaaccatcaatttgttctctatagttatgagtctgtcttggtttgcctctttctctctctctctgttttttccctttgcttatttgttttgtttcttaaattccacatatgagtgaaatcatatggtatttgtctttctttggcttatttcatttagcataatactctctagctccatccacatcattgcaaatggcaagatttcattccattatatacatacatatgtatatgtatgtatataccacttctttatccattcatcagttggtggataCTTGgtctgtttccatagtttggctattgtagataatgctgctgtaaacatcggggtgtatgTAACCcctcaaattagtatttttgttctCTTGTCCTCCTTCATCATTGGGCTCTCTAGAAGTTCGATCTGACTCtcaccttttgttgttgttgttgttgttttgtttgtttgttggagCAGAAGTATTATAATCAAGATACTATTGTTCGATTATTTCATAAGTATCCTTCATATTTTGGTAACTAAATCATCCTAAAGTGAATTTTATATAAGTTGCAACACTATTTCTAATGAGGCTCCTATTTCATTGTTGTATTTGTCTAACCCAGGCATCTGTAAGTCAAGATTTGTCTAGTTTAGTTCTCATGGTTACAGATGTTGGGAAGGCTTTGATTGATTTCTTTGACGGTAGCCTCAAAAATTTGGGAACGCGTGCCTTCCTGGCTTAAAACCCATTGTAGAATTTTGCTCTCTTGAATTAATTAATGGATTCAGTTTGCAATTCCTTTGGAATAATGAACTGcagaattattttgagatttgaaaaaaaatcaggcaaaCTTAGGGTAAGTGAATAACTGTGGAGGATAATGATTTTTGTGTCTTAACCTTGCCTTTTCTATCCTTCAAGATTCTCATTTGTGAATTAAATCCCCAGgtcttattttgtttgtttagtctGTTGGACATTTTCCTTAGAGGGTCAAATGTTTGTTTATTGGTATAGAGAATATGATAACTAGAGGGACTTCCTAGTTCTAAAAATTCTCCTCGACTGATTGGCACCTGACCTGCTTTGCTACAGTAGCTCAGTGTTTATTATAGGAAAGGGtaattaatctttaaagaaagcaGCAGAATATATCCAACTTTCCGTTCCCTTCACAGTTCAGATAGAAGACAATCCACGTGTGGCTCAAGTGTCAATAACCAAGTGCAGCTCTGACATGAACGGCTACTGTTTGCATGGACAGTGCATCTACCTGGTGGACATGAGTCAAAATTACTGCAGGTaatacaccaaaaacaaacaaaacccagtggtttgttgttttttttttaacttatattctctattttttttaattttttgaagttgACCTATATTTCCATGGGCTATAGTTTATACATACTATTACCATGCAGTTATACATGCTATCAGGAACTCTACTAGGTGAGTTTTTTAGAGTTAGGGAACAAACAGTAGCTCTCAAGTCATACAGATACTTCAGGGGTGCAGAGTGGGGAGGGCGTCGATGCTTCCTTCTCATACTTGTCATGATGGTGGTTCCACTGGGCCTCTACATCAGCCCGTCTTATGAGTTAATTGCATTGATTTCGACAAAAAGCACCTCAAACctacaaaacttaaaaacagcaTTGGAGATTGTCAGCCACCCTGGCAGCTGAGCCAGCCTGTCCCTTTACCACCAGCGTTGAGCTGAGAGCTGAGAACTCTCTTTACCAATGTTGGCCCTGCTCTAACGTCAGTCTTCGAATTCCTCTTTACAACTTTTGGCAAACCTTGTTGATTTCTTGCATTACAGTGTGAGATGAGTTCTTAAGCAActaattcataataataatttcttttttgaagtaaCTGATCTTTTTCTCGTATTTTCCTTTAGGTGTGAAGTGGGGTACACTGGTGTCCGATGCGAGCACTTCTTTTTAACTGTCCAACAGCCCTTGAGCAAAGAATATGTGGCTTTGACTGTGATTCTCATTATCTTGTTTCTTGTCACAGTCGCTGGTTCCATATACTACTTCTGCAGATGGTAAGCCAGTGTTTTTTAACCCTGcttctataaattatttttatacaatacAGACTTATAAACTGGGTAGAACTATGGACCAAGTATTATTTCGAGGGATAAGATGGATTCTGCAATGATGGTATTTACAAAGAAGTTTCAGTGGCGGGACAT includes the following:
- the EREG gene encoding proepiregulin, encoding MEPRRAGRVPALLLCLGLHLLQAVLGTTVIPSCIPGESEDNCTALVQIEDNPRVAQVSITKCSSDMNGYCLHGQCIYLVDMSQNYCRCEVGYTGVRCEHFFLTVQQPLSKEYVALTVILIILFLVTVAGSIYYFCRWYRNQKSKEPKKEYERVTSGDPALPQV